One genomic window of Anaeromicrobium sediminis includes the following:
- a CDS encoding chemotaxis protein CheW, giving the protein MSENVQLLENQYVLFKLGKEYYGIDIHNVQTIEKVIDITRVPHSPAYVEGVINLRGEIIPVINLRTRLNLENVQVTSESRIIITKCDEIIVGLLVDSSSEVISLDEIQLEDAPKVSENISEKNIKGIGKDKDRIIILLDIEGILQS; this is encoded by the coding sequence ATGAGTGAAAATGTGCAATTACTAGAAAATCAATATGTATTATTTAAATTGGGAAAAGAATATTATGGAATTGATATTCATAATGTACAAACTATAGAGAAGGTCATAGATATTACTAGAGTTCCCCATTCGCCAGCTTATGTGGAGGGAGTAATAAACTTAAGAGGAGAAATAATTCCAGTAATAAATCTAAGAACCAGATTAAATCTAGAAAATGTTCAAGTAACTAGTGAAAGTAGGATAATTATAACCAAATGTGATGAAATTATTGTAGGATTACTTGTAGATTCTTCTTCAGAAGTAATAAGTTTAGATGAAATACAATTAGAAGATGCACCAAAGGTAAGTGAGAATATATCAGAAAAAAACATTAAGGGCATTGGGAAAGACAAAGACAGAATCATAATATTATTGGACATAGAAGGGATTTTACAAAGTTAA